A genomic region of Mesorhizobium sp. NZP2077 contains the following coding sequences:
- a CDS encoding glycosyltransferase family 4 protein gives MSAPAHAAEKRTLVVSHDPAFPPASGSDLRNFRNAEAAARFGPVCLVSVKPKIAANAPGPSIRVEGLSITGEPRTASIGWWRSRAENRIPRSALTRLEALAREFRPDTIIVESVSLFKLLRPLRPLAEQLILDMHNVESDLAGQIRRLSAKRTAAAFGVRFLERKALSLVDRVWVCSNLDRQKLMTLSRHKIPIDVVPNGIPQAGDGPLPAEPSTGNGFPVIVFIGHLAYPPNVDAMQRLTSVILPRIRNALPDARLVVAGRTPTPEVRALAGLPGVELIEDPVDVAPFLSSAHLTIVPLTAGGGTRIKILEAMAAGVPVIATPVAAEGLDLVENDEVLLSPSDDTLAEMAIGLCLDPERRARQRLRAHQAVWARFSPQAIRDAVRDGLGLNGAAG, from the coding sequence GTGTCCGCTCCCGCGCACGCGGCCGAGAAGCGCACGCTGGTCGTGTCGCACGACCCGGCCTTTCCGCCGGCTTCGGGTTCGGATCTGAGAAACTTCCGCAACGCCGAAGCGGCTGCCAGGTTCGGACCGGTCTGCCTGGTTTCGGTGAAGCCGAAGATAGCAGCGAATGCTCCCGGTCCGTCAATCCGCGTCGAGGGCCTGTCGATCACGGGAGAGCCCCGCACGGCCTCGATCGGCTGGTGGCGCTCAAGGGCGGAGAACCGCATACCGCGTTCCGCCCTGACGCGGCTCGAGGCACTCGCCCGTGAATTCCGGCCGGACACCATCATTGTCGAGAGCGTCAGCCTGTTCAAGCTGCTGCGGCCCCTGCGGCCGCTGGCTGAGCAGCTCATTCTCGACATGCACAATGTCGAGTCCGACCTGGCCGGGCAGATCAGGCGTCTCAGTGCCAAGCGAACCGCGGCGGCATTCGGCGTCAGGTTCCTCGAGAGGAAGGCACTGTCCCTTGTCGACAGGGTCTGGGTCTGCTCGAACCTGGATCGCCAGAAGCTGATGACGCTTTCCCGGCACAAGATCCCGATCGACGTCGTTCCGAACGGAATTCCGCAAGCCGGGGATGGTCCCCTGCCCGCTGAGCCGTCGACCGGCAACGGCTTTCCGGTGATCGTGTTCATCGGCCATCTCGCCTATCCGCCAAACGTCGATGCCATGCAGCGATTGACCAGTGTCATATTGCCCCGTATCCGCAACGCCCTGCCGGATGCCAGGCTCGTCGTGGCGGGACGCACCCCGACACCGGAGGTGCGGGCATTGGCTGGATTGCCCGGTGTGGAGCTCATCGAAGACCCCGTGGATGTGGCGCCGTTCTTGTCGAGCGCGCATCTGACCATCGTCCCGCTGACGGCGGGCGGCGGCACACGCATCAAGATCCTGGAAGCAATGGCCGCGGGCGTGCCGGTGATCGCCACGCCGGTCGCGGCCGAAGGCCTGGACCTGGTCGAAAATGACGAGGTGCTGCTGTCTCCCTCCGACGACACGCTTGCCGAGATGGCCATCGGACTCTGCCTCGATCCCGAACGCAGGGCGCGGCAACGGCTTCGCGCGCATCAGGCGGTGTGGGCAAGGTTCAGCCCGCAAGCGATCCGCGACGCCGTTCGTGACGGGCTTGGACTGAACGGTGCCGCCGGATGA
- a CDS encoding glycosyltransferase — MIPAILHQSWKTDTIPARFQTYADSWKRHNPHWMMMFWSDRMLLEFVAEHYPDFLPMFCSYTNGVQRSDAARYMLLHHFGGVYADIDCECVAAFDPIMDETRVVLCKEPASHAAVQADFRGLPYLLFNGTMASPPRHPFWLHLLSMMPGLAGAKDVLDATGPCLLTSAQRGYSDQAAFAIHPSSLFTLVTSAGSTEREADDGTPALSIHHWAGTWWTPEPPPKWTTKLRNRAYRLRYQLTRGAFLDEAVAKASVDKAVLAAPPPSGQNIAVLVPLRDAADLIQPFLDALDGLDYPKDRIKLVFCEGDSLDGSWDRLRASTKQLAGKYRDIILLQKQVGTRLDRAKRAKPRMQRVRRGAIAKVRNYLIDHGLKEDDDWALWIDIDVWRFPADALNRLIATGHRIAVPNCVKIAGGGSFDFNSFVIRRQIKDYRYYRDIRGGLHQPRAQTPHRYHLSDVRHLDIIGLDAVGGTMLLVDAALHRGGLRFPELPYRDLIETEAFGLLANDLGIRPVGLPKLEILHVPW; from the coding sequence ATGATTCCAGCAATCCTGCACCAGTCTTGGAAAACCGACACCATTCCCGCACGCTTCCAGACCTATGCCGACAGCTGGAAGCGGCATAATCCGCACTGGATGATGATGTTCTGGAGCGACAGGATGCTGCTCGAATTCGTGGCCGAGCATTACCCGGACTTCCTGCCGATGTTCTGCAGCTACACGAATGGCGTGCAGCGGTCGGACGCGGCCCGCTATATGCTCCTGCATCATTTTGGCGGGGTCTATGCCGACATCGACTGCGAATGCGTCGCCGCCTTCGATCCGATCATGGACGAGACCCGTGTCGTGCTGTGCAAGGAGCCGGCGTCGCATGCGGCCGTCCAGGCGGATTTCCGGGGCCTGCCCTATCTGCTGTTCAACGGGACAATGGCGAGCCCGCCTCGCCATCCATTCTGGCTGCATCTCCTGTCCATGATGCCGGGGCTCGCCGGCGCCAAGGATGTGCTCGACGCGACCGGTCCTTGCCTTTTGACCTCCGCACAGCGCGGTTACAGCGATCAGGCGGCCTTCGCCATTCATCCTTCCAGCCTGTTCACGCTGGTGACATCGGCCGGCAGCACGGAGCGTGAGGCCGACGACGGCACGCCGGCACTTTCGATCCATCACTGGGCCGGCACATGGTGGACTCCGGAGCCACCGCCGAAATGGACAACCAAACTGCGCAACCGAGCCTATCGGCTCCGGTACCAGCTGACGCGCGGCGCGTTTCTGGATGAGGCCGTTGCGAAAGCCAGTGTCGACAAGGCGGTCCTGGCGGCACCGCCGCCTTCAGGCCAGAACATCGCCGTTCTGGTGCCGCTTCGCGACGCCGCCGACCTCATCCAACCCTTTCTCGATGCGCTGGATGGGCTCGATTATCCCAAGGACAGGATCAAGCTCGTCTTCTGCGAAGGCGACAGCCTGGATGGAAGCTGGGACCGGCTGCGGGCCTCTACAAAGCAGTTAGCCGGCAAATATCGCGACATTATCCTGCTGCAGAAGCAGGTTGGAACCCGGCTCGACAGGGCAAAACGGGCAAAGCCTCGCATGCAACGCGTAAGGCGCGGTGCGATTGCCAAGGTGCGCAATTACCTGATCGATCACGGGTTGAAGGAAGACGACGACTGGGCGCTATGGATCGATATCGATGTCTGGCGCTTTCCCGCCGATGCCCTCAACCGACTGATCGCCACTGGACATCGCATCGCGGTGCCCAACTGCGTGAAGATCGCCGGCGGCGGCAGCTTCGACTTCAACAGCTTCGTGATCAGACGACAGATCAAGGATTATCGCTACTATCGCGACATACGCGGAGGTCTTCACCAGCCTCGGGCGCAAACGCCACACCGGTATCATCTCAGCGATGTCAGGCATCTCGATATCATCGGCCTTGATGCGGTCGGCGGGACCATGCTTCTGGTCGATGCCGCTCTGCATCGCGGCGGCCTTCGCTTCCCCGAACTTCCCTATCGCGACCTGATCGAGACCGAAGCCTTTGGCCTGCTCGCCAACGATCTCGGCATCCGGCCGGTCGGTTTGCCGAAGCTGGAGATCCTACACGTCCCCTGGTGA
- a CDS encoding DUF1349 domain-containing protein yields the protein MALQELTWLNPPPHHAIDGDAVRVRTGKETDFWRETFYGFWRDNGHFLRRPVEGDFSAEVTVKGDYKVLYDQAGLMIRLSETHWIKAGIEYTDGLAYVSVVVTNDTSDWSLVAIHADPNGVRIRLTRHGEAIRVQYLDASDGHWKPVRLAYFPVSKTVDVGMMCCSPQREGFEVAFSGFSVGPPISRELHD from the coding sequence ATGGCATTGCAGGAGCTGACCTGGCTTAACCCGCCGCCGCATCACGCCATCGACGGCGATGCCGTTCGTGTACGCACCGGCAAGGAGACCGATTTCTGGCGCGAGACCTTCTACGGCTTCTGGCGTGACAACGGCCACTTCCTGCGTCGGCCGGTTGAGGGCGACTTCAGCGCTGAAGTCACGGTCAAGGGCGATTACAAGGTGCTCTATGACCAGGCCGGGCTGATGATCCGGCTGAGCGAAACGCATTGGATCAAGGCCGGCATCGAATACACCGACGGCCTTGCCTATGTCTCCGTCGTCGTCACCAACGACACATCGGACTGGTCGCTGGTTGCCATTCATGCCGATCCGAACGGCGTCAGGATCCGCCTGACCCGCCATGGCGAGGCGATCCGCGTCCAGTATCTCGATGCTTCGGACGGCCATTGGAAGCCGGTGCGGCTTGCCTATTTCCCGGTCTCGAAGACGGTCGATGTCGGCATGATGTGCTGCTCGCCGCAGCGCGAGGGTTTCGAGGTCGCATTCTCCGGATTTTCGGTCGGGCCGCCGATTTCGCGGGAGTTGCACGACTGA
- a CDS encoding aldehyde dehydrogenase family protein: MAQFRKNLIDGEWVGDAGSRNINPSDTGDVVGEYASAGVEQAKQAIAAAKAAFPAWSRSGPLARHAVLKKASDEIMARKDEIGRNLAREEGKTLAEGIGETIRAAQIFDFFAGETLRLTGEMVPSVRPGVGVEITREAVGVVGIITPWNFPIAIPAWKIAPALAHGNTIVFKPAELVPESAWSIVDILHRAGLPKGVLNLVMGKGSVVGQAMLDSPDVNAITFTGSVGTGKRVAAASVEHMRKFQLEMGGKNPLVVLDDADLAVAVDCALNGAFFSTGQRCTASSRLIVTEGIHDRFVDALKDRMGKLVIGDALDAQTQIGPVVDATQLQQDEDYIAIGVREGATLAFGGERLDRKTPGFYLSPALLTEATNAMRSSREEIFGPVASVIRVKDYDQALAIANETPFGLTSGICTSSLKHATHFKRNSEAGMVMVNLPTAGVDFHVPFGGRKGSSFGPREQGRYAAEFYTTVKTAYTFAG; the protein is encoded by the coding sequence ATGGCGCAGTTTCGAAAGAACCTCATCGATGGCGAGTGGGTCGGCGATGCCGGGTCCCGCAACATCAACCCCTCGGACACCGGCGACGTCGTCGGCGAATACGCCTCGGCGGGTGTCGAACAGGCCAAGCAGGCCATCGCGGCGGCCAAGGCGGCGTTTCCGGCATGGTCACGCTCCGGTCCGCTGGCGCGCCACGCGGTGCTGAAGAAGGCGTCCGACGAGATCATGGCGCGCAAGGACGAAATCGGCCGCAATCTGGCGCGTGAGGAAGGCAAGACGCTGGCCGAGGGCATCGGCGAAACCATTCGCGCCGCTCAGATATTCGATTTCTTTGCCGGCGAAACATTGCGTCTGACCGGAGAGATGGTGCCAAGCGTGCGGCCGGGTGTCGGCGTCGAGATCACGCGCGAGGCGGTCGGCGTCGTCGGTATCATCACGCCGTGGAATTTCCCCATCGCCATCCCGGCCTGGAAAATCGCTCCGGCGCTGGCCCACGGCAACACCATCGTCTTCAAGCCGGCCGAACTCGTCCCCGAAAGCGCCTGGTCGATCGTCGACATCCTGCATCGCGCCGGCCTGCCCAAGGGCGTGCTCAATCTGGTCATGGGCAAGGGTTCGGTGGTCGGCCAGGCGATGCTCGACAGTCCCGACGTCAACGCCATTACCTTCACCGGCTCGGTCGGCACCGGCAAGCGGGTCGCGGCAGCAAGTGTGGAGCACATGCGCAAGTTCCAGCTTGAAATGGGCGGCAAGAACCCGCTGGTCGTGCTCGACGACGCCGATCTCGCGGTCGCCGTCGATTGCGCGCTCAACGGTGCTTTCTTCTCGACCGGCCAACGCTGCACGGCCTCTTCCAGGCTGATCGTCACCGAAGGTATCCATGACCGTTTCGTCGATGCCCTGAAGGACCGCATGGGCAAGCTGGTGATCGGCGACGCGCTCGACGCGCAGACCCAGATCGGCCCGGTCGTCGACGCGACACAGCTGCAGCAGGACGAGGACTATATCGCCATCGGCGTCAGGGAAGGCGCCACGCTTGCCTTCGGCGGCGAACGGCTCGACCGCAAGACGCCGGGCTTCTACCTCAGCCCGGCGCTGCTAACCGAGGCCACCAATGCCATGCGCAGTTCGCGCGAGGAGATTTTTGGCCCTGTCGCCAGCGTCATCCGCGTCAAGGACTATGACCAGGCGCTTGCCATCGCCAACGAAACGCCCTTCGGGCTGACCTCGGGCATCTGCACATCGAGCCTGAAGCACGCCACCCATTTCAAGCGCAATTCGGAGGCCGGCATGGTCATGGTCAACCTGCCGACGGCGGGCGTCGACTTCCACGTGCCCTTCGGCGGCCGCAAAGGCTCGAGCTTTGGCCCGCGCGAACAGGGCCGTTATGCCGCGGAGTTCTACACCACCGTCAAGACCGCCTATACATTTGCAGGCTGA
- a CDS encoding TetR/AcrR family transcriptional regulator, translated as MAALETTIQRAGATGNIKATREDWLKLALETLISDGVERVRVLTLGQQLDVSRSSFYWYFKSRQDLLDQLLDYWRQTNTRFIVERASRPSATVIRGVMSIFECWVDERLFDPRLDFAIRAWARRSPAIRRALDEADEERVNAIRDMYIRHGYEEEDAFVRARVLYFMQIGYYSLELNEPMSTRLAQVASYLRSFTGQEPPAEDVEDFARYVEKTLSGKQ; from the coding sequence ATGGCAGCACTCGAAACGACGATTCAGCGTGCCGGCGCCACCGGCAACATCAAGGCCACTCGTGAAGACTGGCTGAAGCTGGCGCTTGAAACATTGATCTCGGATGGTGTCGAACGCGTCCGCGTGCTGACGCTTGGCCAGCAGCTCGACGTCTCGCGTTCCAGCTTCTACTGGTATTTCAAGAGCCGCCAGGATCTGCTCGACCAGTTGCTGGACTATTGGCGGCAGACCAACACCAGGTTCATCGTCGAGCGCGCCTCGCGACCTTCCGCGACCGTCATCCGCGGGGTGATGAGTATTTTCGAATGCTGGGTCGACGAGAGGCTGTTCGATCCCCGGCTGGACTTCGCGATCAGGGCCTGGGCCCGCCGCTCGCCCGCAATCCGGCGCGCACTCGACGAGGCCGACGAGGAGCGCGTCAATGCCATACGCGACATGTACATACGTCATGGCTATGAGGAAGAAGATGCGTTCGTGCGGGCGCGCGTGCTCTATTTCATGCAGATCGGCTATTACTCGCTCGAGCTCAACGAGCCGATGAGCACCCGCCTGGCTCAGGTCGCCTCGTATCTGCGCAGCTTCACCGGCCAGGAGCCTCCGGCAGAAGATGTCGAGGACTTCGCCCGCTATGTCGAGAAGACGCTTTCCGGCAAACAGTAG
- the msuE gene encoding FMN reductase produces the protein MSNPTVVGFSGNITRPSKTRAFVELVTRDIAARHGQSAVTYDIEDVGPSLGTARWARDLDSQAQPILAQILATDVLVVGSPTYKGSYTGLFKHFFDLIDPAALRGKPILLTATGGGERHALIVEHQLRPLFGFFEAFTLPTAVYATDKDFTDGVLRSEAILKRAAQAVDEVGFVLANRSSSRVAAE, from the coding sequence ATGTCAAACCCAACAGTCGTCGGCTTTTCCGGCAATATCACCCGGCCGTCAAAGACGCGCGCTTTCGTCGAACTGGTCACCAGGGATATCGCCGCCCGCCACGGCCAGTCGGCTGTTACCTACGACATCGAGGATGTCGGCCCGTCGCTAGGCACGGCAAGGTGGGCGCGAGACCTCGACAGCCAGGCGCAACCGATCCTGGCCCAGATACTCGCCACTGATGTGCTAGTGGTCGGCTCGCCGACCTACAAGGGCAGCTATACCGGACTGTTCAAGCACTTCTTCGACCTGATCGATCCGGCGGCACTGCGGGGCAAGCCCATCCTTTTGACCGCGACCGGCGGCGGCGAGCGTCATGCCCTGATCGTCGAGCACCAGCTGCGGCCACTGTTCGGCTTCTTCGAGGCCTTTACGCTGCCGACCGCCGTCTACGCCACCGACAAGGATTTCACCGACGGCGTATTGCGCTCCGAGGCCATCCTTAAGCGCGCGGCGCAGGCGGTGGACGAGGTCGGCTTCGTGCTGGCCAACCGCTCGTCGAGCAGGGTCGCCGCGGAGTAG
- a CDS encoding SfnB family sulfur acquisition oxidoreductase: MTVSTVKTDHASAAVPPVARPSVPAHIIKDDAEAIAVARALAAEFVKDSSKRDRERIWPVAELDAFSQSGLWSINVPKAFGGPEVSYVTLAKVIEIISAADSSIGQIAQNHLGVIAAIHTVSDAEQQKLLFAEALKGTRFGNAFSEFGSKRAADFETRFTDAGDHVVVNGRKFYSSGALLAHLVPIVALDDEGRAWYAIADRGAPGLTVIDDWSSFGQRTTLSGTVIIDNVKVPKTHLVPGYKGYDKPTADGAIFQIIQVAVDTGIAQAAIDETVHFVRTRSRAWIDSGVDNAWDDPYTIQAVGDLTLRLHAAQALLEKAGRAIDTAVAKPTAETVAHAQIVTAEAKILSTEIAIAATNKLFELAGTRSTLAEHNLDRHWRNARTHTLHDPVRWKYSILGKYFLNGENPPLHAWS, translated from the coding sequence ATGACCGTCTCGACCGTCAAGACAGACCACGCCTCCGCCGCCGTGCCACCGGTCGCAAGGCCGTCGGTGCCGGCACACATCATCAAGGACGACGCCGAGGCGATCGCGGTCGCCCGTGCGCTCGCCGCCGAATTCGTCAAGGACTCCTCCAAGCGCGATCGCGAGCGCATCTGGCCGGTTGCCGAACTCGACGCCTTTTCGCAAAGCGGCCTGTGGTCGATCAATGTGCCGAAGGCCTTCGGCGGACCGGAAGTGTCCTACGTCACGCTGGCCAAGGTGATCGAGATCATCTCGGCAGCGGATTCCTCCATCGGCCAGATCGCCCAGAACCATCTCGGCGTCATCGCCGCGATCCACACCGTGTCGGATGCGGAACAGCAGAAACTGCTGTTCGCCGAAGCGCTGAAGGGCACGCGGTTCGGCAATGCCTTTTCCGAGTTCGGATCCAAGCGCGCCGCCGATTTCGAGACCCGCTTCACCGATGCCGGCGACCATGTCGTCGTCAATGGCCGGAAATTCTATTCTTCCGGCGCGCTGCTTGCCCATCTGGTGCCGATCGTGGCGCTCGATGACGAAGGCCGTGCCTGGTATGCGATCGCCGACCGTGGCGCGCCGGGCCTCACCGTCATCGACGACTGGTCGAGCTTCGGCCAGCGCACGACTTTGTCCGGCACCGTCATCATCGACAACGTCAAGGTGCCGAAGACGCATCTGGTGCCCGGCTACAAGGGCTATGACAAACCGACCGCCGACGGCGCCATCTTCCAGATCATCCAGGTGGCGGTCGACACCGGCATTGCGCAGGCGGCGATCGACGAGACGGTTCACTTCGTCAGGACCAGAAGCCGCGCCTGGATCGACAGCGGCGTCGACAATGCCTGGGACGATCCCTACACCATCCAGGCGGTCGGCGACCTGACGCTGCGCCTGCACGCCGCGCAGGCGCTGCTCGAAAAGGCCGGCCGCGCCATTGACACGGCAGTGGCCAAGCCGACGGCGGAGACGGTGGCGCATGCGCAGATCGTCACTGCCGAGGCGAAAATCCTGTCAACCGAGATTGCGATCGCCGCGACCAACAAGCTGTTTGAACTGGCCGGCACGCGCTCAACTCTGGCCGAGCACAATCTCGACAGGCATTGGCGCAATGCCCGCACCCACACGCTGCACGATCCGGTACGCTGGAAGTACTCGATCCTCGGCAAATATTTCCTCAACGGCGAAAATCCGCCGCTGCACGCCTGGAGCTGA
- a CDS encoding ABC transporter ATP-binding protein: MPDNDVILAVDRVHATYNHAITALHGVSFEIRRGEILALLGANGAGKTTTLKAVSNLLPAERGQVNAGTIHYDGSDVSRRKPGDLVRTGLVPVLEGRHCFKSLTVEENLIAGGIGRSGRRTQINTDLERIYGYFPRLREKRRTLSGLTSGGEQQMTAIGRALMSRPRLLVLDEPSMGLAPLIVQDIFQTLRKLNRETGLSILVAEQNSAVALRYADHATVLENGVSVLSGAAADLRQREDVRAFYLGQSTTGQQPSRAAKPAHLHAVA; the protein is encoded by the coding sequence ATGCCGGACAATGACGTCATCCTTGCGGTGGACAGGGTCCACGCCACCTACAACCACGCCATCACGGCGCTGCATGGCGTCTCCTTCGAGATCCGGCGCGGCGAGATCCTGGCGCTGCTTGGCGCCAACGGCGCCGGCAAGACCACCACGCTGAAGGCCGTCTCCAACCTGCTGCCGGCCGAGCGCGGCCAGGTCAATGCCGGCACCATCCACTATGATGGCTCGGATGTCTCGCGCCGCAAGCCGGGCGACCTCGTGCGCACCGGCCTGGTTCCGGTGCTGGAAGGCCGCCACTGCTTCAAGAGCCTCACCGTCGAGGAAAACCTGATCGCCGGTGGCATCGGCCGCAGCGGCCGCCGTACCCAGATCAACACGGATCTCGAACGTATCTACGGCTATTTCCCCCGCCTCAGGGAAAAGCGCCGGACATTGTCAGGCCTGACCTCCGGCGGCGAACAGCAGATGACCGCAATCGGCCGGGCGCTGATGTCGCGGCCGCGCCTGCTGGTCCTCGATGAGCCGTCGATGGGGCTTGCCCCGCTGATTGTCCAGGACATCTTTCAGACACTGAGAAAACTCAACCGCGAGACCGGCCTGTCCATCCTGGTCGCCGAGCAGAATTCCGCTGTCGCTCTGCGCTATGCCGACCACGCCACGGTGCTCGAAAACGGCGTCTCCGTTCTCTCCGGCGCGGCTGCGGATCTTCGCCAGCGCGAGGACGTGCGTGCCTTCTATCTCGGTCAATCGACCACCGGCCAACAGCCATCGCGAGCTGCCAAACCAGCCCATCTCCATGCCGTTGCCTGA
- a CDS encoding ABC transporter substrate-binding protein has translation MTFLSTIKAAALSAAMIVSVALPAAHADEQYFPLQSYRVGPYAAGGTGFFGGFIDYLNLINIRDGGVNGVKLTWDECETQYEVERGVECYERQKSHAAAAAWNPLSVGIAYAMIDRITADKVPLITVNHGRTDSTDGRVFPYVFPLLLNPYSETSGIVNYIASKEGGIDKLKGKKIVVLYHGSPYGKETIPIYELLAQKYGFTVQQIEVPHPGNEQQSQWLTIRSAKPDFVVLRGWGVMNPVALKTAVKVGYPVDHIVGNVWSNSEEDVIPAGDAAKGYTAITTQASGNSYPVVQEIVKTVYGAGKGNLEDKSRIGSVYHNLGIVNGILNVEAIRVAQEKFGHRTLTGDEVRWGFEHLNLDPAKVEALGAKDLFHSINVSWDNHEGEGYVTFQQWDGKKWNVVSDWIAPDWALLRPIIEKSAEAYAAEKGIKLRTADDANAVTTN, from the coding sequence ATGACCTTCCTCAGCACCATCAAGGCGGCGGCGCTGTCCGCGGCGATGATTGTGTCGGTGGCCTTGCCCGCCGCCCACGCCGATGAACAATATTTCCCGCTGCAGAGCTATCGCGTCGGCCCCTATGCGGCCGGCGGCACCGGCTTCTTTGGCGGCTTCATCGACTACCTCAACCTCATCAACATCCGCGACGGCGGCGTCAATGGCGTCAAGCTGACCTGGGATGAGTGCGAGACCCAATACGAGGTCGAGCGCGGCGTCGAATGCTACGAGCGGCAGAAGAGCCATGCCGCCGCTGCTGCCTGGAACCCGCTCTCGGTCGGCATCGCCTATGCCATGATCGACCGCATCACCGCCGACAAGGTGCCGCTGATCACCGTCAACCACGGCCGCACCGATTCCACCGACGGACGCGTTTTCCCTTACGTTTTCCCACTGCTGCTCAACCCCTACAGCGAGACCTCGGGCATCGTGAATTACATCGCCTCGAAGGAAGGCGGCATCGACAAGCTGAAGGGCAAGAAGATCGTCGTGCTTTATCACGGCTCGCCCTATGGCAAGGAGACCATCCCGATCTATGAATTGCTGGCGCAGAAATACGGCTTCACCGTGCAGCAGATCGAAGTGCCGCATCCCGGCAACGAGCAGCAGTCGCAGTGGTTGACCATCCGCAGCGCCAAGCCGGATTTCGTCGTCCTGCGCGGCTGGGGCGTGATGAACCCGGTGGCGCTGAAGACGGCGGTCAAGGTCGGCTATCCCGTCGACCACATCGTCGGCAATGTCTGGTCGAATTCGGAAGAGGATGTCATCCCCGCCGGCGACGCCGCCAAGGGCTACACCGCCATCACCACACAGGCTTCCGGCAACTCCTATCCGGTGGTGCAGGAGATCGTGAAGACCGTCTACGGCGCTGGCAAGGGCAACCTTGAAGACAAGTCGCGCATCGGCTCGGTCTACCACAATCTCGGCATCGTCAACGGCATCCTCAATGTCGAGGCGATCCGTGTCGCGCAGGAGAAGTTCGGCCATCGCACGCTGACCGGCGACGAAGTCCGTTGGGGCTTCGAACATCTCAACCTCGATCCGGCCAAGGTCGAGGCGCTCGGCGCCAAGGACCTGTTCCACTCGATCAATGTCAGCTGGGACAATCACGAGGGCGAGGGCTACGTGACCTTCCAGCAGTGGGACGGCAAGAAGTGGAATGTCGTCTCCGACTGGATCGCGCCGGACTGGGCGCTGCTGCGGCCGATCATCGAGAAGTCTGCAGAGGCCTATGCCGCCGAGAAGGGCATCAAGCTGCGCACCGCCGATGATGCCAACGCCGTGACCACCAACTGA
- a CDS encoding branched-chain amino acid ABC transporter permease translates to MAAITSDFSTAPALPKWIVPVLLLAIAYGVVPLIGSSYLFEAILLPFLALSLAGVGLNILTGYAGQVSLGSAAFMAAGAFAAYNFNLRVDGLPLIGSIFLAGIVAAAIGIVFGLPSLRLKGFYLAVSTLAAQFFVQWTLTKFSWFSNDSASGVIDAPKLSISGFAFDGAVGRYLFALTIVSILTFLAYRLVSSQTGRNFIAICDNETAARIIGIPVLKTKLLAFAISSFIIGVAGVIWAFAYLRTVEPAGFDLDRSFQILFIIIIGGLASIRGAFFGAALIVVFPLALSRLGGFLLGDVFDSGVLDMSQRIVLGALIILFLILEPDGLVALWDRVRRRLLFAWQST, encoded by the coding sequence ATGGCAGCGATCACAAGCGATTTCTCCACGGCGCCAGCCCTGCCGAAATGGATCGTGCCCGTTCTGCTGCTCGCCATCGCCTATGGCGTCGTGCCGCTGATCGGCTCAAGCTATCTGTTCGAGGCCATCCTGCTGCCGTTCCTGGCGCTCAGCCTTGCCGGCGTGGGCTTGAACATCCTCACAGGCTATGCCGGCCAGGTTTCGCTGGGCAGCGCCGCCTTCATGGCGGCAGGCGCCTTCGCCGCCTACAATTTCAACTTGCGCGTCGATGGCCTGCCGCTGATCGGCAGCATCTTTCTCGCCGGCATTGTCGCCGCCGCGATCGGCATCGTCTTCGGCCTGCCCAGCCTGCGGTTGAAGGGTTTCTATCTCGCCGTCTCGACGCTTGCCGCGCAGTTCTTCGTGCAATGGACGCTGACCAAGTTCAGCTGGTTTTCCAACGACTCGGCGTCCGGCGTCATCGACGCGCCGAAGCTGTCGATTTCAGGCTTCGCGTTCGACGGCGCCGTCGGCCGCTATCTCTTTGCGCTCACCATCGTCAGCATCCTCACCTTCCTGGCCTATCGGCTGGTGTCGTCGCAGACCGGGCGCAACTTCATCGCCATCTGCGACAATGAAACCGCTGCCCGCATCATCGGCATTCCGGTGCTGAAGACCAAGCTTCTGGCCTTCGCCATCTCCTCCTTCATCATCGGTGTCGCCGGCGTCATCTGGGCCTTCGCCTATCTGCGAACCGTCGAGCCGGCCGGCTTTGATCTCGACCGCTCGTTCCAGATCCTGTTCATCATCATCATCGGCGGCCTCGCTTCGATCCGTGGCGCCTTCTTCGGCGCCGCTCTGATCGTTGTCTTCCCGCTCGCTCTGTCTCGCCTCGGCGGCTTCCTGCTCGGCGATGTCTTCGACTCGGGCGTGCTCGACATGAGCCAGCGCATCGTGCTCGGCGCCCTCATCATCCTGTTTCTGATCCTGGAACCCGATGGGCTGGTTGCCCTGTGGGACAGGGTCCGAAGACGGCTCCTGTTCGCCTGGCAGTCGACCTGA